The DNA region CACCTCCACACCAACATCATGCTACTACATTCTCCGAACCACCTAGTCACTTCCAACCCCACGTTGAACCACCATCATGGTATACACATTCATTGCCTCCACAGAATTCACTACCACAACAACATCAACCAACCTCAACACCACACCTTCAGAATCAGCCAGGGCCTTCTGGGCTACAACGAGTTGCGCCACCCGAATCCCAATTCTCACCATATTCTCTTGATGGTTTAGAGCATATGAGTTTATAGGCATATaagtttaatttagtttttgtttgtgtttaaatatattatatctatATCTAGTTCATTTTTAGGCGTTTTTTTAAGACTTCCATTGAGTTAATACTATTTCGAGTAGATGTGGAGTACGTAACTAAATCCTCATTAGGCAGGCAAACGGGGTATaaccaataatttaataaagacaaaaattgtagaaatagGTATAAATTCATCACCTACCTTAAagttatcaaaagcttttcttGCACTGATATGCTATCTCTCATAATGGTATTAGCTTTTGTACATGGCTCTTGTATCAATAAAAGTAACTCCTGGTATGATTCCTTTGACATTCtggtgaaatttaaaaaattttccggATCTTCACAAATCTCCTTATAGATGGTATTGAAATATCCCTTCTTGTTTCTTTCCATAACTATGGGATGTATCCATAGCTTACGtttcgttctatttttttttttttggttttttgcgtAATGCCAGTGCCGATGCcgccaacaaaaataaaaaatcatcttcactgTCGGAGTC from Anthonomus grandis grandis chromosome 8, icAntGran1.3, whole genome shotgun sequence includes:
- the LOC126739267 gene encoding uncharacterized protein LOC126739267, giving the protein MIFYFCWRHRHWHYAKNQKKKNRTKRKLWIHPIVMERNKKGYFNTIYKEICEDPENFLNFTRMSKESYQELLLLIQEPCTKANTIMRDSISVQEKLLITLRYLATGCSFVDLLYALRIGKSTASLIVQEVCKALWAHVRQMAFPVLNAEKWMEIT